In a genomic window of Helianthus annuus cultivar XRQ/B chromosome 10, HanXRQr2.0-SUNRISE, whole genome shotgun sequence:
- the LOC110883879 gene encoding BTB/POZ domain-containing protein At5g48800, protein MDLHLHQPHLTLAKSSRYRSNEWIFRDVPSDITIEVNGVTFALHKFPLVSRSGRIRKIVSENREATISRVELLNLPGGPETFELAAKFCYGNNFEITPSNVAQLCCISDYLEMTEDFSNDNLGSRADEYLNYIVLQNLEMSVEVLQQCENLLPLADELKIVPRCIDAIASKACVEQIASSFSRLEYSSSGRLHMSRQKCESDWWIKDLSVLRIDLYQRVITAMKHRGVRPESIGESLMNYAENKLTKKSNGQQKVGHDQERLVVETIVGLLPVEKLAVPLSCLFGLLRSAMMLECSVACRLDLERRIGSQLDIATLDDLLIPSFRHDSDTLFDVDTVHRILVNFSQLDDSCGDEEDPDGSVFESDGLDSPSETALFKVSKLVDNYLAEIAPDGNLKLSKFIAIAEGLPAHARTVHDGLYRAIDVYLKAHQGLSELDKKKICKLIDFQKLSPEAGAHAAQNERLPLQSIVQVLYIEQLRLRSALFCSELGDIHKPPVHQQSWRINSGALSAAMSPKDNYASLRRENRELKLELARLRMRLNDLEKEHVCMKRNMEKSHSRKFMSSFSKKISKLNLFGHSSSRESTSPSRNSQRTDSKLTVRTE, encoded by the exons TTTCCACTCGTGTCTCGTAGTGGACGAATCCGAAAAATAGTCTCTGAAAACCGCGAAGCCACGATATCTCGGGTCGAGCTACTCAACTTACCCGGAGGCCCGGAAACATTCGAGCTAGCCGCAAAGTTTTGCTACGGAAACAACTTCGAGATAACTCCATCCAACGTCGCGCAACTATGTTGCATTTCCGACTACCTCGAAATGACCGAGGACTTCTCAAACGACAACCTCGGATCACGTGCCGACGAGTATCTCAACTACATCGTCCTCCAGAACCTCGAAATGTCGGTCGAGGTTCTACAACAGTGTGAAAACTTACTTCCACTAGCCGACGAGCTCAAAATCGTTCCCCGATGCATCGACGCCATCGCGTCAAAAGCGTGCGTGGAGCAAATCGCTTCGAGTTTTTCACGGCTCGAGTATAGTAGCTCGGGCCGGCTCCATATGAGCCGACAAAAGTGCGAATCCGATTGGTGGATAAAAGATTTATCCGTTTTACGAATAGATTTATACCAACGTGTCATTACCGCGATGAAACATCGCGGGGTGAGACCCGAAAGTATTGGCGAGTCACTCATGAACTATGCTGAAAACAAACTAACAAAAAAGTCAAACGGTCAACAAAAGGTGGGTCACGACCAGGAGCGGCTCGTGGTCGAGACCATCGTCGGGTTGTTACCCGTTGAAAAACTTGCGGTTCCATTGAGTTGTTTGTTTGGGTTGCTTCGAAGTGCGATGATGCTTGAATGCTCGGTCGCTTGTAGGCTTGATCTAGAGCGAAGAATCGGGTCGCAATTGGATATAGCGACGCTTGACGATCTATTGATACCGTCTTTTAGACACGATAGTGACACGTTGTTTGATGTGGATACAGTACATAGGATTTTGGTTAACTTTTCGCAACTAGATGATAGTTGTGGTGATGAGGAAGATCCGGATGGCTCGGTTTTTGAATCGGATGGGCTTGATTCGCCATCCGAAACCGCATTGTTTAAGGTTTCGAAGTTGGTTGATAACTATTTGGCGGAAATCGCGCCTGATGGTAATCTTAAACTTTCGAAGTTTATAGCGATTGCGGAAGGTTTACCCGCGCATGCTCGTACGGTTCATGATGGGTTGTATCGAGCTATTGATGTTTACCTCAAG GCTCATCAGGGTTTATCAGAACTAGATAAAAAAAAGATCTGCAAACTAATCGATTTCCAAAAGCTCTCACCGGAAGCCGGTGCACATGCAGCACAGAACGAGCGACTTCCACTTCAATCGATAGTCCAAGTTCTATACATAGAACAACTCAGGCTAAGAAGTGCCTTATTCTGCTCTGAGCTCGGCGACATCCATAAACCGCCAGTGCACCAACAGTCGTGGCGGATAAACAGTGGCGCTCTCAGTGCCGCCATGTCACCGAAGGATAATTACGCGTCACTGAGGCGAGAGAACAGGGAGTTGAAACTTGAGTTGGCGCGGTTAAGGATGAGGTTAAATGATTTGGAGAAAGAACATGTGTGCATGAAGAGAAATATGGAGAAATCCCATTCGCGGAAATTTATGAGCTCGTTTTCGAAGAAAATTAGTAAACTTAACCTTTTTGGACATAGTTCTTCAAGGGAATCAACCTCTCCATCAAGAAATTCACAGAGAACTGATTCTAAGTTAACTGTGAGAACAGAATGA